From the genome of Tistrella bauzanensis:
ATGACACCGCGGTGCTGATCGGCGACGTGATCATCGGCCCTGACGTCTATATCGGCCCCGGCGCCTCGCTGCGCGGCGACAGCGGCCGGATCACCGTGCGGCGCGGCGCCAATCTGCAGGACAATGTCGTGGTCCACACCTACCCCGATGGCGAGGTGGTGGTGGGTGAGATGGCGGCGGCCGGTCATGGCGCGGTGCTGCATGGCTGCAAGCTGGGCGCCAACAGCCTGGTCGGCATGAATGCCGTGGTGATGGACGATGCCGAGATTGGCGATTACGCGGTGGTTGCCGCCATGTCGTTCGTGAAGGCAGGCATGAAGGTCGCGGACCGCACCATGGTTGCGGGCGTGCCGGCCAAACCGCTGCGCGCGGTGGGCGAGGCCGAGATGGGCTGGATCCGTGAAGGCGCGCTCAGCTATGACGATCTGCGCCGCCGCGCCCTGGCCGGCGAGCTTCGGCGTGCCGAGCCGCTGACAGCACCTGAGCCGGATCGGCGGACGGTGCGGGCCTATCAGGTGAAGACACTCAGCGCCACGCGGGGCTGATCCGCATCAGGTCGGTTCTGTTTCGTCCTAGCAGCCTGTCGGAGTTGACCCCAAGGGTCTGGTTCGATCCGGTTTAGGGGCGTGCGGTGCTTTGATTGTGCGGTGATT
Proteins encoded in this window:
- a CDS encoding gamma carbonic anhydrase family protein; amino-acid sequence: MAFIYAFDDVVPVVDPTAYVHDTAVLIGDVIIGPDVYIGPGASLRGDSGRITVRRGANLQDNVVVHTYPDGEVVVGEMAAAGHGAVLHGCKLGANSLVGMNAVVMDDAEIGDYAVVAAMSFVKAGMKVADRTMVAGVPAKPLRAVGEAEMGWIREGALSYDDLRRRALAGELRRAEPLTAPEPDRRTVRAYQVKTLSATRG